One genomic window of Kosmotoga olearia TBF 19.5.1 includes the following:
- the tilS gene encoding tRNA lysidine(34) synthetase TilS → MTGFEKKVFEFIDRWGLIKQGEKILVAVSGGKDSMALLHFLVSKKERLGCEICVANMDHGLRDDSGREEAVMIASFCEKHDVPFYHERRDVTQYHKNNRGLSLEEAARIVRYDFLFNAREKLGADKIALAHHLNDLVETMLMRIARGTGLKGVISMKPMNNSIIRPLLSVGVQEILDYVTINMIPYKEDPTNVLEVYDRNFIRMRIVPLFKELNASFEDAIYRFYMNIMESYNIIEEKVRSFISSLETETENGKVQRCFGELDIFLKEQDALVAEVVREIVMRLSEDGYPPSRERIEAFMKLLGKQDRRWTIEFKEDIKSSRLGKYIFFYRGDLFESMKDDVDEVIEKLPVRVSTRFGEIILNYEKGKLELKEKFDGKKVCPCTLKVLKFPLRFRRVKCEDRMIPFGSKKEKEVFKIIKESGMTGFITRIPVLENADGTILWVPGIRAAEQCRVSDSEDGYALFRFERR, encoded by the coding sequence ATGACCGGGTTTGAAAAGAAGGTATTTGAGTTCATAGATCGATGGGGACTTATAAAGCAAGGAGAAAAAATTCTGGTGGCAGTATCCGGCGGTAAAGATTCTATGGCTCTGCTCCACTTTTTGGTTTCTAAAAAAGAACGATTGGGATGTGAGATCTGCGTTGCGAATATGGATCACGGCTTACGTGATGACAGCGGTCGCGAGGAAGCCGTGATGATAGCCTCCTTTTGTGAAAAACATGATGTTCCTTTTTATCATGAGAGACGCGACGTAACCCAATATCATAAAAATAACCGTGGGCTTTCTCTTGAAGAAGCGGCACGTATTGTTCGATACGATTTTTTGTTCAATGCCAGAGAAAAACTTGGAGCCGATAAGATCGCCCTGGCCCATCATCTGAACGATTTGGTGGAGACGATGTTGATGAGGATAGCAAGAGGAACGGGGTTAAAAGGGGTAATTTCTATGAAGCCTATGAACAATTCTATAATACGTCCTCTCTTATCTGTTGGAGTGCAAGAAATACTCGATTATGTTACAATTAACATGATTCCTTATAAAGAAGATCCAACAAACGTTCTCGAGGTCTATGACAGAAATTTTATAAGAATGAGAATAGTTCCACTCTTTAAGGAACTCAACGCTTCTTTTGAAGATGCTATTTATAGGTTTTACATGAATATTATGGAAAGCTACAACATTATTGAAGAAAAGGTTCGAAGCTTTATTTCCAGTTTGGAAACGGAAACAGAGAATGGAAAGGTGCAAAGGTGCTTTGGGGAGCTGGATATCTTTTTGAAAGAACAAGACGCCCTTGTGGCTGAAGTGGTAAGAGAGATTGTAATGCGATTATCTGAGGATGGGTATCCACCTTCAAGGGAAAGAATAGAAGCGTTTATGAAACTCTTAGGCAAACAGGATAGAAGATGGACCATTGAGTTCAAAGAGGATATCAAATCGAGTCGTTTGGGGAAATATATATTTTTTTATAGAGGAGATCTGTTTGAAAGTATGAAAGACGATGTTGATGAAGTTATCGAAAAACTGCCGGTCAGAGTCTCAACAAGGTTCGGAGAGATTATTCTGAATTATGAGAAAGGTAAATTGGAACTCAAAGAAAAATTCGATGGTAAAAAAGTTTGTCCATGTACTCTTAAAGTATTAAAATTTCCTTTGAGGTTCCGAAGGGTAAAATGTGAAGATAGAATGATTCCTTTCGGGAGCAAAAAAGAAAAGGAAGTTTTTAAAATCATTAAAGAAAGTGGAATGACAGGTTTTATTACACGGATACCTGTACTGGAGAATGCTGATGGCACAATTTTATGGGTACCGGGAATTAGAGCCGCTGAGCAGTGCAGGGTGTCCGATTCCGAAGACGGATACGCCCTTTTTAGATTTGAAAGGAGGTAA
- the ftsH gene encoding ATP-dependent zinc metalloprotease FtsH: protein MILFYIVLGVFLMVALRGLYTTDTNLSVPYNRFLEDVNDKKIIKIVIYDDGRIVYTTSESSKRSLETKVSPQTLSTDRFQNYIDQLVTDGVNVVYEKGNDSLFWVNLLGTIIPLAIIVFIWFFAMRSLSGRNSQAFTFTKSPAKKYLSNDKNVTFKDVAGVDEAIEELQDAVNYLKNPNAFSQTGARMPKGILLVGPPGTGKTLLARAVAGEANVPFFYISGSDFVELFVGVGAARVRDLFSQAKASAPSIIFIDEIDAVGRHRGAGLGGGHDEREQTLNQILVEMDGFDAKTGVIVMAATNRPDILDHALLRPGRFDKKITVDPPDVKGRAEILKIHMRGKPVDPDVDVWLLARRTPGFVGADLENLVNEAAILAARRKKKIIGMKELEEAIDRVIAGPARKSRIMNPKEKKIVAYHELGHAIVGLALPNAYPVHKVTVIPRGSASLGFTESLPSEDRYLVSRSEMLDNLAQILGGRAAEEIVFGEITTGAANDLERATQMARTMVCQLGMSDRLGPIAWGKEEGEVFLGRELTRMRNYSEEIASEIDNEVKKIVIEAHERARKLVEKFRDKLDKAAEYLIEKETITGKELAEIVGLAESGNYYRDPLAETKGSKRKVSAVSTNEEAKEGNEDEKN from the coding sequence ATGATTCTATTCTATATCGTGTTGGGAGTCTTCTTAATGGTTGCTCTTAGAGGGCTATATACTACTGACACAAATTTGTCAGTACCTTACAATCGTTTCCTTGAAGATGTGAATGATAAGAAAATTATTAAGATAGTTATTTATGATGATGGGAGAATCGTTTATACAACCAGTGAAAGTTCGAAACGTTCTTTAGAAACCAAGGTTTCTCCCCAAACGCTTTCGACAGACAGGTTTCAGAACTATATAGACCAGCTGGTTACCGATGGTGTCAATGTTGTTTACGAGAAAGGGAATGATTCTCTTTTCTGGGTTAATCTGCTTGGCACCATTATCCCGTTGGCGATCATAGTGTTTATATGGTTTTTCGCGATGCGATCATTATCTGGAAGGAATTCTCAGGCTTTTACTTTCACAAAGAGTCCCGCGAAAAAATATCTTTCAAATGATAAGAACGTTACCTTCAAAGATGTAGCTGGAGTGGATGAGGCTATAGAGGAACTTCAGGACGCCGTTAATTACCTTAAAAATCCGAACGCTTTTTCACAAACCGGTGCACGTATGCCCAAAGGTATACTTTTGGTTGGGCCTCCTGGAACCGGTAAAACACTTTTGGCAAGGGCGGTTGCAGGAGAAGCTAATGTCCCATTCTTCTACATAAGTGGTTCCGATTTCGTTGAGCTTTTCGTCGGTGTTGGTGCAGCCAGGGTCCGTGACCTTTTTTCACAGGCAAAAGCAAGTGCACCCTCAATCATATTCATAGACGAAATAGATGCTGTTGGAAGGCACAGAGGAGCGGGTCTCGGTGGTGGACACGACGAAAGAGAACAAACCTTGAACCAGATACTGGTTGAGATGGACGGATTTGACGCGAAAACAGGTGTTATCGTGATGGCAGCCACCAACAGGCCTGATATCCTTGACCATGCTCTGCTCAGACCGGGACGTTTCGATAAGAAAATAACCGTTGATCCACCAGATGTGAAAGGCAGAGCAGAGATTCTAAAGATACACATGAGAGGAAAACCTGTTGATCCCGACGTTGATGTCTGGTTGCTTGCAAGGAGGACTCCAGGGTTTGTTGGTGCGGATCTGGAAAACCTAGTCAATGAAGCTGCCATACTTGCAGCCAGGAGAAAGAAAAAGATTATTGGGATGAAAGAACTCGAAGAAGCCATAGATCGGGTTATAGCTGGCCCGGCAAGGAAGTCCAGAATAATGAACCCAAAGGAGAAAAAGATTGTGGCTTATCACGAGCTCGGACACGCGATCGTGGGGCTCGCGCTTCCCAACGCTTATCCAGTTCATAAAGTTACGGTAATTCCGAGAGGAAGTGCTTCCCTTGGGTTCACCGAGAGTTTGCCTTCGGAAGATAGATACCTTGTCTCCCGTTCCGAGATGCTTGACAATCTGGCGCAGATTCTTGGTGGCAGAGCAGCTGAAGAGATTGTATTCGGTGAGATCACCACCGGGGCAGCCAACGATCTTGAACGGGCTACCCAGATGGCGCGAACGATGGTCTGTCAGTTAGGGATGAGCGATAGGCTCGGTCCAATAGCCTGGGGGAAGGAAGAAGGAGAGGTATTCCTCGGGCGCGAGTTAACACGAATGCGAAATTACAGTGAAGAGATAGCCAGTGAAATAGACAACGAGGTAAAAAAGATAGTTATAGAGGCACATGAAAGAGCCAGAAAATTGGTTGAAAAGTTCAGAGATAAACTTGATAAAGCGGCAGAATATCTCATAGAAAAAGAAACGATAACGGGCAAAGAACTTGCAGAAATAGTTGGATTAGCAGAGAGCGGGAATTATTACCGTGATCCTCTTGCTGAAACGAAGGGATCGAAGAGAAAAGTAAGTGCTGTAAGCACCAATGAAGAAGCAAAGGAAGGCAATGAAGATGAAAAGAATTGA
- a CDS encoding thioesterase family protein encodes MKRIEEHQEIFVVDTNNPELRWEENPAGGALNLISSSGLMKLIHNCTYKIVEPLETPDTIFVVVESSIKHCSSAEIGVDVRIECEVTMTEKGTFSFKGKVFQEQRLVAVFSTVRQAVTLEYLGRKLSEET; translated from the coding sequence ATGAAAAGAATTGAAGAACACCAGGAAATTTTTGTTGTAGATACAAACAACCCTGAGTTGCGCTGGGAGGAGAATCCAGCCGGTGGGGCGTTGAATCTCATATCAAGCAGTGGGTTAATGAAGCTCATTCATAATTGCACCTATAAGATTGTTGAACCGCTGGAAACGCCGGACACTATTTTTGTTGTTGTCGAATCTTCGATAAAACATTGCTCATCGGCAGAGATCGGTGTGGATGTTCGAATAGAATGCGAGGTAACGATGACCGAAAAGGGAACGTTTAGTTTTAAAGGGAAAGTCTTTCAGGAGCAACGCCTGGTTGCTGTGTTCTCCACTGTGCGGCAGGCTGTTACGCTGGAGTATCTAGGGAGGAAACTGAGTGAGGAGACCTAG
- a CDS encoding B12-binding domain-containing radical SAM protein encodes MRRPRAPRAWKEFEKVSFYKKSEVFVNQIELQGDVKVALIYPNDYRVASANLSFHDLFERFNALGNVRCERFFYDRSFEKFYSIDSRTPLDEFRIWAISIHFELDILNVLELLRRFKVPLFSEERLGHHPVIVIGGALTYFNTALLELIADVVHIGDLSESFLSALGSLKSYIDRKEIIAALSGQKGRTCDSCFEERLASGVFITPHSVFGDRFLIEIGRSCFRKCRFCVVGYCFGPARFRGLDEVMKLMETASHLTNKFGLIAATVTDYPYLEELLNFIEKRDYQVSVSSLRLDALNEKLLTILRKSGQEQFTIAPEGGSQRLRNLYGKGISGEQILSALKLGRMVGFRHVKLYYIYGAVFESEEDRREIVETAKLCRELGYSKVTLSLNPLIPKPGTPLGALPMQDRRILRGLERNLALALRSVGAKADFESIKESVIQFSLANMDRNGGREFLLWINNNKKGREFLYKYAERINLQRKE; translated from the coding sequence GTGAGGAGACCTAGAGCCCCAAGAGCCTGGAAAGAATTTGAAAAGGTTTCCTTCTATAAGAAATCCGAGGTCTTTGTAAATCAAATAGAGCTTCAAGGAGACGTAAAGGTTGCATTGATTTATCCTAATGATTATCGTGTTGCCAGTGCTAATCTTTCGTTTCACGATCTTTTTGAGCGGTTCAATGCCCTTGGTAATGTTAGATGCGAGCGTTTCTTTTATGATAGATCTTTTGAAAAGTTTTACTCCATAGATAGCAGAACACCTTTAGACGAGTTCAGGATATGGGCAATATCAATTCACTTTGAGCTTGATATTTTGAATGTTCTGGAATTGTTGCGTAGATTTAAGGTGCCGCTGTTTAGTGAAGAGCGATTGGGGCATCATCCGGTTATCGTTATTGGAGGAGCTCTAACTTATTTCAACACGGCTCTTTTGGAACTTATAGCTGATGTGGTTCATATCGGTGATTTGAGTGAGAGCTTTCTAAGTGCTCTGGGGTCTTTGAAATCGTACATCGATAGAAAGGAGATAATCGCCGCGTTATCAGGACAAAAAGGCAGAACCTGTGATAGTTGTTTTGAGGAGAGGCTGGCTAGTGGTGTTTTTATAACACCTCATTCGGTGTTCGGAGATAGGTTTCTGATTGAAATCGGTAGAAGTTGTTTCAGGAAATGCAGGTTTTGTGTTGTTGGGTACTGTTTCGGGCCGGCAAGATTTAGAGGACTTGATGAGGTAATGAAATTGATGGAAACGGCCTCTCACCTTACGAATAAGTTTGGTTTGATCGCGGCAACGGTTACCGATTATCCCTATCTTGAAGAATTATTGAATTTTATCGAAAAAAGGGACTATCAAGTCTCGGTTTCCTCTTTGCGGTTGGATGCACTCAATGAAAAGTTGTTGACCATCTTGAGGAAAAGCGGACAGGAACAGTTTACCATTGCCCCAGAGGGTGGATCGCAGAGGCTCAGGAACCTTTATGGGAAAGGAATCTCTGGTGAACAGATTTTGAGTGCCCTGAAGCTTGGTAGAATGGTTGGATTCAGGCATGTAAAGCTTTACTATATATATGGCGCAGTCTTTGAAAGTGAGGAAGACAGGAGGGAAATCGTCGAAACTGCAAAACTGTGCAGGGAACTCGGTTATTCAAAGGTAACCCTCAGCCTTAATCCGTTGATTCCAAAGCCCGGTACACCGCTGGGAGCTCTTCCGATGCAGGACAGAAGAATTTTAAGAGGCCTCGAACGAAATTTAGCTTTAGCTTTGAGGAGTGTTGGTGCAAAAGCGGATTTTGAGAGTATCAAAGAATCGGTGATCCAGTTCAGCCTCGCTAATATGGACAGGAATGGTGGAAGAGAATTTTTGTTGTGGATAAATAACAATAAAAAAGGCAGAGAATTTCTCTATAAGTATGCAGAAAGGATAAACCTTCAAAGAAAGGAGTGA
- a CDS encoding response regulator transcription factor produces MAKKNILVIDDEPSIVELLSFNLKKEGYDVLKAYDAEEALKIVEDNDVDMFIVDIMLPGMDGFELVRNLRSTEKHRHTPVIFLSAKSEEFDKVLGLELGADDYITKPFSVREALARIRAIFRRIQQSVQAKEERPKKITARDLEIDTEKYEVRVRGKLVNLTPLEFELLRFLAENEGKVFSRDVLLDKLWGYDYYGDTRTVDVHIRRLRTKIEEDPSNPKYIITVRGKGYKFRDPGKED; encoded by the coding sequence GTGGCCAAAAAGAACATATTGGTAATTGATGATGAGCCATCGATCGTCGAGCTTCTTAGTTTCAACCTCAAGAAAGAGGGATATGATGTCTTAAAGGCTTATGATGCCGAGGAAGCTCTCAAAATTGTAGAGGACAACGATGTTGACATGTTCATAGTAGACATCATGCTTCCTGGAATGGACGGTTTTGAATTGGTAAGAAACCTGAGGAGTACGGAAAAACACAGACATACTCCTGTGATATTCCTCAGTGCTAAAAGCGAAGAGTTTGACAAGGTTCTTGGGTTGGAACTTGGTGCTGACGATTATATTACGAAGCCATTCAGTGTCAGGGAGGCTCTAGCGAGGATAAGGGCTATATTCAGAAGGATCCAGCAGAGCGTTCAGGCAAAGGAAGAGAGACCTAAGAAGATAACGGCAAGAGACCTTGAAATAGACACTGAGAAGTATGAAGTGAGAGTCAGAGGGAAACTGGTCAATTTAACACCTCTTGAGTTTGAGCTCCTTAGATTCCTCGCTGAGAATGAAGGTAAGGTTTTCAGCAGGGATGTCCTTCTCGACAAACTCTGGGGTTACGATTACTATGGTGACACCAGAACTGTTGATGTTCATATAAGACGCCTGAGAACGAAGATCGAAGAGGATCCTTCCAATCCTAAATATATCATAACAGTGAGGGGTAAAGGATACAAATTCAGAGACCCTGGAAAGGAAGACTGA
- a CDS encoding sensor histidine kinase — MLTVFVIILAALSALLVYLLYRTKVVYVRYEKTIKRFAELANISGSRSPVAIYNAVRTLIRDKTEEIKRVSEKLKYMENVLDNLGDALFITDAEGRVEFINKSAKELVKSQDLLGKKMNEIIDNYYIVDLLEDAVKSGSVQQTNLTIFHPKRRFYECKAIPVSYGEKIHCLLILRDITMERNLELMRREFVSNVSHELRTPLTSIHGYAETLLEYDLSDEETVRKFLRIIEGESARMTRLINDLLDLEKLEAGDIQLVLEDVELSEVGEYVIKIVSPLAEELGVSIYEDMERGVFVEGDFDRLVQLTLNLVDNAVKYTSVKEHGPKEVWIRVYTANNYAVLEVEDTGIGIPEEARKHIFERFYRVDKARSRKMGGTGLGLAIVKLIAEKHGGTVSLDSEFGNGTTFKVRLPLKKVIE, encoded by the coding sequence TTGTTGACGGTATTTGTTATAATTCTGGCAGCGCTTTCCGCGCTGCTAGTTTATCTTCTGTACCGGACTAAAGTGGTGTATGTCAGGTATGAAAAAACTATAAAGCGTTTCGCGGAGCTCGCGAATATTTCCGGCTCCCGTTCTCCTGTTGCAATTTACAATGCAGTCAGGACACTTATTAGAGATAAAACAGAAGAGATTAAGCGTGTTTCAGAAAAATTAAAGTATATGGAAAACGTGCTCGATAATCTCGGTGATGCTCTTTTCATAACAGACGCTGAAGGTAGAGTTGAATTTATAAACAAATCGGCCAAGGAACTAGTGAAATCCCAGGACCTTCTCGGAAAGAAGATGAACGAGATAATCGACAATTATTACATCGTTGATCTACTTGAAGATGCCGTGAAGAGTGGTTCGGTTCAGCAGACGAATCTTACGATTTTTCATCCCAAACGACGTTTTTATGAATGCAAAGCTATTCCGGTTAGCTATGGTGAAAAGATTCATTGTTTGCTCATTCTCAGAGATATTACGATGGAGAGAAACCTGGAACTCATGAGGCGCGAGTTTGTTTCTAACGTTTCTCACGAATTGAGAACACCATTAACCTCGATACATGGTTACGCCGAAACCCTGCTTGAGTACGATTTGAGCGATGAAGAAACTGTCAGAAAATTTCTGAGAATAATCGAGGGTGAATCTGCTCGTATGACGCGCCTGATAAACGATCTGCTGGACCTTGAAAAACTCGAGGCCGGTGATATTCAACTCGTTCTGGAAGACGTTGAACTTTCTGAGGTGGGAGAGTACGTTATAAAAATTGTGTCACCTCTCGCTGAAGAACTCGGAGTATCAATTTATGAAGACATGGAACGTGGAGTCTTCGTTGAGGGGGATTTTGACAGGCTTGTGCAGCTGACGCTTAATCTTGTTGATAATGCCGTTAAATATACTTCTGTAAAAGAGCACGGACCAAAAGAAGTCTGGATACGTGTTTATACAGCGAATAATTATGCAGTGCTGGAAGTTGAGGATACTGGTATTGGTATTCCCGAAGAAGCTCGAAAACACATATTTGAGAGGTTTTACAGGGTTGATAAAGCACGGTCAAGGAAAATGGGAGGTACGGGTTTAGGGCTTGCAATAGTTAAATTGATCGCTGAAAAACACGGTGGAACGGTTTCACTGGACAGTGAATTTGGAAATGGGACAACGTTTAAAGTTAGATTACCACTTAAGAAGGTGATAGAATGA
- a CDS encoding pyrimidine-nucleoside phosphorylase, which yields MRAYDVILKKRNGLPNSHEELKFLIEGYVKGEVPDYQVSAWLMAVYFNHLTPEERFDMTRIMLESGDQISLSEVNGIKVDKHSTGGVGDKVTLVVGPIVAAAGLTMAKLSGRGLGHTGGTIDKLESIPGFRTALKKEEFFKIANEVGLVVAGQTATVAPADKKLYALRDVTATVDEISLIASSIMSKKLAIHSDVIVLDVKVGTGAFMKSIEEATELARAMIDIGKRYGRKIGAVVSDMNQPLGKMVGNALEVKEAVETLKGNGPEDLDRLCRLISARLIELARGVSSEEAEKMVKDVLESGEALEKFRSFVIAQGGDGSVVDSPESVLPAAKGTMEVLSSKDGYISYIDAEQVGISSMILGAGRAKKEDAIDYAVGIEVFKKLGDRVLKGDPIARLYFNDEEKAEKAKELFLEAYKISDAPIEPPSLVHEIF from the coding sequence ATGAGAGCTTATGATGTTATTTTGAAGAAGAGAAATGGATTACCAAATTCACATGAGGAATTGAAGTTTCTTATTGAAGGTTATGTTAAAGGGGAAGTGCCGGATTATCAGGTATCAGCGTGGTTGATGGCTGTGTATTTCAACCATTTGACTCCAGAAGAGCGCTTTGATATGACAAGGATAATGCTGGAATCCGGCGATCAAATCAGTTTAAGTGAAGTCAACGGAATAAAGGTTGACAAACATTCCACAGGTGGTGTTGGGGATAAAGTCACCCTTGTTGTCGGTCCCATTGTAGCTGCAGCTGGTTTAACCATGGCCAAGCTTTCCGGAAGAGGATTGGGTCACACCGGCGGAACCATAGACAAGCTGGAATCTATACCCGGGTTCAGAACAGCTTTAAAGAAGGAAGAATTCTTCAAGATAGCAAACGAGGTTGGATTGGTTGTAGCGGGTCAGACAGCGACAGTGGCACCGGCTGACAAAAAGCTTTACGCTTTGAGGGATGTCACAGCTACGGTTGATGAGATATCTCTTATAGCTTCCAGTATAATGAGCAAGAAATTAGCCATTCACTCTGATGTGATAGTGCTGGATGTTAAGGTTGGAACCGGTGCATTCATGAAGTCCATTGAGGAAGCAACGGAGCTGGCCAGGGCGATGATAGATATTGGAAAGAGGTATGGAAGAAAAATAGGTGCTGTTGTCAGTGATATGAATCAGCCTCTTGGAAAGATGGTTGGTAATGCTTTGGAGGTCAAAGAAGCCGTAGAGACCTTGAAAGGGAATGGGCCCGAAGATTTAGATAGGTTGTGCAGGCTCATTTCCGCAAGACTGATAGAACTCGCCAGAGGAGTTTCTTCAGAGGAAGCAGAGAAGATGGTAAAAGATGTTCTGGAATCTGGAGAAGCTCTGGAGAAATTCAGAAGCTTTGTCATTGCTCAAGGCGGGGATGGATCAGTCGTTGACTCGCCAGAATCGGTGCTTCCTGCAGCGAAGGGAACGATGGAAGTTTTAAGTTCAAAAGATGGTTATATTTCTTATATAGACGCCGAGCAGGTGGGAATTTCCTCGATGATTCTCGGTGCTGGTCGTGCGAAAAAAGAAGATGCAATCGACTATGCTGTGGGAATAGAGGTTTTCAAGAAGCTTGGAGATAGGGTACTTAAGGGTGATCCCATTGCTCGTCTGTATTTCAATGATGAAGAGAAAGCAGAGAAAGCAAAGGAACTATTTTTAGAAGCGTACAAGATTTCTGATGCTCCAATTGAACCACCATCTCTGGTACATGAGATTTTTTAA
- a CDS encoding phosphodiester glycosidase family protein: protein MRRSVIIILLVFCAVISIGKDVVFSLENRTLKITDNDVLQSYDNIFISVDSLGRLYNNILITEAEDSDEFFIFFPGNSLVTFSLVDGSATVEFGSKFHNAATKRDDKNYVSLSFLCTLLNLNCVDTEKTMIVYDVPPKIENISKTPQGLVFYLDRPAFPEMFSYWHTTSGALVITIKPAVKGDKLELPGSQIFTGTNYVKLYMNTASWSDLSVEVSENKLIVNSRWSLGRILKKDSGAGYFLGVFENYVSGRRIILTALELDPERFDIHPVLANGRIPSGESLLSMAKRYDAFAVINGGYFDPSSFYPIGLLIEDGKLISLPSLERPLFFQTEDGKMGIGRLDTLLFLSIGNVTLQVKGVNTPYRGSVVVYTREFSGKLPYHEDYVYAFLDGETISSIGYKEQIEGNESVILFSPAAMEKIEKLEPGMKVKFTFFNSFNEKLKFAIEGGPLIISRGKPVTEYEKSFYSSSLLDIRAPRTLIGITKSGTLMFMIIDGYQMKSYGLTFKEMVEFFTDKNFEYLMCVDGGKSSALVFKGEVFSSPSSGVPVVPVGIVISQK, encoded by the coding sequence ATGCGCAGATCAGTTATAATAATTCTTCTCGTTTTTTGTGCGGTCATCTCGATTGGTAAGGATGTTGTTTTTTCTCTCGAGAATAGAACCCTGAAAATAACTGACAATGACGTTCTCCAGAGTTATGACAACATCTTTATCTCTGTGGATTCTCTTGGAAGACTATATAACAACATTTTAATCACAGAAGCAGAGGATTCTGATGAATTCTTCATATTTTTTCCGGGGAATTCATTGGTAACGTTTTCATTGGTTGATGGTTCCGCAACGGTGGAGTTTGGTAGCAAATTCCATAATGCGGCAACGAAGCGTGACGATAAGAATTACGTTAGCCTCTCTTTTTTATGCACACTATTGAACCTGAATTGTGTTGATACCGAAAAAACGATGATCGTGTACGATGTTCCACCTAAAATCGAGAACATATCAAAAACTCCGCAGGGGCTTGTTTTTTATCTGGACAGACCTGCATTCCCTGAAATGTTCAGTTATTGGCATACCACCAGTGGCGCCTTAGTAATAACCATAAAGCCGGCTGTTAAAGGGGACAAGCTTGAACTTCCCGGCAGCCAAATCTTTACAGGAACCAACTATGTTAAGCTGTATATGAATACAGCTTCGTGGTCAGATCTTTCCGTTGAGGTTTCGGAGAATAAACTCATCGTAAACAGTAGATGGAGCCTCGGAAGGATACTAAAGAAAGATTCGGGGGCAGGATATTTTCTTGGTGTATTCGAAAATTATGTTTCCGGGAGAAGGATAATATTAACTGCTTTGGAACTTGATCCCGAAAGATTCGATATACATCCAGTGCTTGCAAATGGGCGTATTCCTTCCGGGGAATCTCTTCTGTCCATGGCAAAGAGATACGATGCTTTTGCGGTGATAAACGGAGGATATTTTGATCCCTCCAGCTTTTATCCTATCGGGTTACTCATCGAGGATGGGAAGTTAATCAGCTTACCATCCCTTGAACGGCCGTTGTTTTTCCAGACAGAGGATGGAAAGATGGGAATAGGAAGGCTTGATACCCTCCTCTTCCTATCAATTGGGAATGTTACCCTTCAGGTAAAAGGAGTGAATACACCCTATCGTGGTTCTGTGGTTGTTTATACAAGGGAATTTTCCGGGAAACTGCCGTATCACGAGGACTATGTGTATGCATTTCTTGATGGTGAAACCATCAGTAGTATTGGTTACAAGGAACAGATAGAAGGTAATGAAAGTGTTATCCTCTTTTCTCCAGCAGCCATGGAGAAGATAGAAAAACTCGAACCAGGAATGAAGGTTAAATTTACGTTCTTCAATTCCTTTAACGAAAAATTGAAATTTGCCATAGAAGGGGGACCGCTGATTATTTCGCGCGGGAAACCTGTTACAGAATATGAGAAGAGTTTCTATTCCTCTTCTCTTCTCGATATAAGAGCTCCAAGAACACTAATAGGGATCACAAAAAGCGGTACTTTGATGTTCATGATAATAGACGGTTACCAGATGAAGAGCTATGGATTAACTTTTAAAGAGATGGTAGAATTCTTTACAGACAAAAATTTTGAATATCTCATGTGTGTGGATGGAGGGAAATCGTCCGCATTGGTTTTCAAAGGAGAGGTTTTCAGCTCTCCTTCTTCGGGTGTTCCCGTCGTTCCTGTGGGAATAGTTATAAGTCAAAAATAG